Genomic window (Bacillus kexueae):
AGCTTATTCATCTCACGATAGTCGTCACGCTGCCATTCTAGCGTCTGCTTCTTTTGATACATTTTATCGAGTGGCATTCGCTCAGCTTTCATTAAATCGCTCACTAACGTATCAATATCCATTCCACTCGCTAAACCACCAATTCGAATTGCCATAGATGATCACCACCTTAAATTCTCTCATTTATTATTAGGCCCATTAATTCAGCCATTGCTGCATACATATCGAGCATTTTCTTTGATGGAATTTCTTTAATGACTTCCTCAGTCTCTTTGTTTATCACTTTTACGTAATATTCATTTAACTGTTCATGAAGCACGAACTGAATCGACGTCTCCATCGGCTTCATAAATTCATTTACCT
Coding sequences:
- the flaG gene encoding flagellar protein FlaG; translated protein: MSVDGISPNSSVKLEELSTFKPSKREDGKNVESRDITKVEVEKAVEKVNEFMKPMETSIQFVLHEQLNEYYVKVINKETEEVIKEIPSKKMLDMYAAMAELMGLIINERI